The sequence AGAAGGCGACCATCGTCTACCTCGCGGGCCATGACTTCAAGGAGAGCGTCGCGGGCACGCGCATCGTGCTCAACACGCTGCTCAACCTGGGCTCCGAGCCTTTGGGCAGCGAGCGCGCGCTGGCGGCCCCGGTGGCCTTCGACGACACCAACGGCAGCGACTCCAACGGCACGCGAGCGCTGGTGTTCGCGGCCACGTACGACGCCGTGTCCGGCTACCCGCCCGGCGTGGACACGTATGACCCCATCCAGGGCTCGCACTGGGTGTTCCCCTACTTCCCCGGCCACCTGCGCGCGCACTCGCTCATCGGCGGCACGGCGCTGAGCTCGGGTGAGAGCGCCCTGGAGGACGCCACGCTGTGGGACGCGGACGCGATGCTGCCGCTGCCGCGTGAGCGCAACCTCTTCACGTACTTCGGCGGCCAGGTGACGGTGGACCCGAACCTCGGCACCGGGCGGCGCGCGCCGCGCGGGGTGATGCAGGTGGGCTGGAAGCCGCAGAAGGTGGCGGGCACCGCCATCAACAACAGCTACGGCGCGGCGCCCAACCCGAACTGCGTGGATGAGCTCAAGCTGGGCAAGGCCACCGCGAGGGACGGCTCGTTCGTGTTCGACTTCGTGAAGGGCTCCGACGGCGTCTGTGACTTGCAGCAGGCCATGCAGTACAGCCCACAGCTGGCGGGCGCGGACTTCGGCGTGACGATGGAGCCCATCAACAAGGCGGCGCTCGCGGCGGACTTCAACAAGGTGGCGCAGCTGCTCCAGCGCGTGCGCGGCTTCTGCTTCGCCACCAGCACGCGCGTGGACGGCACCGGCACGCCCGTGCTCGAGCCCTCCGACAGCCAGTGCAACAACATGGACGCGGACAACCGCGCGCACCTGGGCGGCTTCGCCAACTCCACGCCCACGGTGGTGCCGCCCAGCCCGGACATCCCGGACAACGGCGCGCCGCGGCCCACCGTCATCTACGCGGCGGGCCTGGACGGGCAGCTGCACGCCTTCTACGTGTCCGGCGGCTCGGGCTACACCGGGCCCGCCAACACGCCGGCCACGCTCAACCCCTCCGCCGACGCGGCCTTCTCCACCGACTACGCCACGCGCTTCCAGCAGGGCAACCTGCCTCCCGCGGGCACCGAGCTGTGGAGCTTCCTGCCGGCCACGCAGCTGCCCTGGCTGCGCAGCAACAACGCGCGCGTGGACAGCGCGCCCATCGCCCGGGACGTCTTCGCGGACTTCACGGGCACCGGCCGGCGCGAGTGGCGCACGGTGCTGGTGGCCAACGTGGGCAAGCAGGGGCGCGACTTGTTCGCGCTGGACGTCACCAACCCGCTGAAGCCCTCGCTGCTGTGGCACCTGGTGGGCAGCCACGCGCAGACGGGCGCCTTCCCGCCGTACGCGCCGGTGGCGCTCACGGACCGGGACACCGGCGGCACGCAGTGGACGGTGAAGTGGCACGAGCCCACCGCCGTCTTCAAGCAGGCGCCCCAGTCCGACGTGGGCCGCCTGTCCACCGGCCTCTACGACTACAGCGAGCTGGGCGGCGCGCGCAGCCTGTCCATGGGCCGGCTGCGCCAGGGCATGGAGCCCGTCTACGCCGTCTTCGTCGCGTCCAGCAGCTCGGGCGCCTACGGCTCGCCGGCCAAGGGCCTGCAGGTCTTCGCCATCGACGTCGCCAACGGCCAGAAGCTCTGGCAGTGGGAGCAGCCGTATACCCAGACGTGGGTGGACAACACCGCGCCCATCGCCCCCACGGTGCTCTCGGACACCGGCGGCGCGGCCCGCGTGTACGTGGGTGACATGGAGGGCCGCGTCTGGGAGCTGGACGGCGCCACCGGCATGAATGTCAACGTCGTGCGGCAGGGGCCCTCGTGCTCGGACACGTCGCCGTGCAAGTACTCCGCGCTGGACACCGGCTCCACCGACACCGAGCGCCGCCCCATCACCACCAACATCGCCGTGGCGCAGCTGCCGGCCAATGTGACGGCCGGCACCGCGTTCGCGGACTTCCCGGGTGAGCAGCTCGCGCTGGTGGGCACCGGCGGCGTCCCGTGGGTGACGGACGCCATGGACGGCCAGCTGCACGTGGCGATGCTGGGGGCCAACCGGCGGCTGCCGCCGGGCGTGGACGGCACGCTGCTCAACGGCACGCCGGTGACGGCGAGCGCCGCGCGCAACCTGGCGCTGATGCAGGGCATGCTGCAGGAGCCCACGCCCTTCCCGCTGACGTACGCGGGGCCGCGCCACCTCTACGGCGGCATCACCGTGGTGGGCCGCACCGCGTACTTCAGCGTGGCCAACGGCGCGGTGAATGACTTGATGGCGCTCGGTGCCCTCACGGCCGGCGCCACCTACAGCGTGGACCTGGGCAACACGGCGACGACGGCCTCCAGCGCGGCGGTGACGCTGCCGGGCGTGACGCTGGCCAACTACGGCGGCATCGCCGTGTACCACCGCGCCAACGGCGGAGCGTCCACCGACTACGTGGTGGGGCTCGGGGTGAGCCGCATCTCCAACACCGTCATCAACAACGCCAGCGGCAACGGCCCGTCGAGCCCCACCAACGACTTGCGCGTCAACGGCCGCAACGACTGGGTCTTCCGGCTGCTGAACTGGAGCCAGAGGTTCTTCGAATGAGCACGCCCGCGTCCCACGCGAGCCGCCGCGGTGCGCGCGGCTCCAGCATCCTCGAGGTCCTCATCGCCATGGCGGTGCTGGCCATGGCCGCCACCGGCGCGGTGGCGGGCATGCTGTCCGCCTCACGCAACGTGCGCGACGGGCAGCTCTACCAGGGCAAGCGTCTGTTGGCCGAGGCCCGCACGCAGCGGCTGTGGCTGGCGGACAAGGCGGCGCTGGTGCGCAACGCGGTGGCCTACCCCGCCATGAAGCCGGAGAAGATTCCGGTGGGCACCGCGCCGTGGACGGTGGACAACACGCCCGCCGTGGTCGGTGACCCGGGCTCCGGCGCGTACTTCGAGCTGGACGCCACCGGCACGCTGAAGCCCGCCACCGGAATCGCCCCCGGCACGGCGTGCAACGACACCGCGGTGCCCAACGGCACGTACTGCCGCGAGGTGCTCGTCACCCAGGGGCTCAAGGGGGGCGTCCTGCCGGCGCCCGGCTCGGTGCTGCCTCCGGGCGCGTCGGCCGTCACGGTGTGGACGCGGGTGTGGCGCAAGGGCGAGGACGCCTCGTCCGCCGTGGTGCACAGCGAGGTCTTCGTCCAATGAGCATGAGTCCCTTCCGGCGCAGGGCCGCCTCCCGGCGCGGCATGACGCTGCTGGAAACGATGATTGTCGTGGTGCTGGCGGCCATCGTCATCGCCGCCGCCACGGCGCTGCTGCTCGCGGGCGGCCGCGTGGTGCACAACACCGAGCACACGGCGGACAGCCACGACAACTCCCGCATCGCCGCGGAGAGCATCATGAACCTGGTGCGGCAGGCCGGCGCGGGCGCGCCCGGCGGCCTGTGGGTCGTCCGGGGCGGAACGCCCGTGCGCACCAACCCCATCTTCGGGCGCGACGGCACCACTGGCGCGGGCACCACCGGCAACATCGCCAACCCGGACGGCAGCGATGACTTGTGGCTGGTGCTACCGGACCCCAACTACATGGGCGAGCCCTGCTCGCTCACGCCCGGCGGCCAGCCCTCGGGCGCCGCGGTGCCGGTGACGAAGGCGGGCACGGGCGCGCTGAACGTCAACTGCGTGGCCAGCCTACGTCCGGGCGCGCTCCACGTGGCCAGCAACATGACCACCGCCGCGCTCCTCTCCAACGTCCAGGTGGTGCCGGAGAACCCGAGCAACCCGGGCCAGGTGCTCTACGACGAGCAGGGCGTGTCCGGCTTCTCCGACGCGCCCGAGAAGGGCGGCTTCCAGAGCGGTGACTGGGTGTACCCGGTGCGGCTGGTGCACTTCTACCTCGCCATCAATCCGACGACGGGGCGCAACGCGCTGTACCGCGCGGAAGGGCGCGTGGCGCAGGACGCGCTGGGCCGTCCCTACTCGGATGACGGGGCCACGCCGCCGCTGCTGGTGCAGGACTACGTGGAGGACTTCCAGGTGTCCTTCGGCTTCGACACCAAGAACCTGGCCGACCCGGACCAGTACACCTGGAGCCATGGCCTGGCCCCCGAGTTCGCCGCCGGCCTGCGCAGCGTGCGCGTCAGCGTGGTGGCCACCGGCAGCAACCCCCGCCGCGACAGCCAGAGCGTGGCCGTGCTGTCCGCCGACAAGCCCATGGACGTGGAGAACCACACCCAGCCGCCGGCCGTGGTCGCCGACGGCTTCTTCCGCAGCCTCTACACGCGCCGCGTGGAGCTGCCCAACCTGGCCGCCGCCAGCCTGTGAGCCCCGCCATGCGTCCTTCCACCTCCCGCCATGCCCGCGGCTCCACGATGCTCATGGTCATCATCCTGGTGACGGTGCTGATGGGGCTCGTCGCCGGCATCCTGCTGTACGCCGGCAAGGAGCGCGTGCGCGCCGTGTCCGCGGGCCGCAACGGCCAGCGCCAGAGCTGCGCGGAGAGCGGCCTCCAGCTCGCGCGCAGCTACTTCGGGCGCAACTTCCAGAACTGGAACACGTACCTCGCCGCGCCGGCCACGTATGACCCGGTGAAGTCCTCGTACAACGCGAACCCGGCCAACCCGCGCAACCCCGCGCTCCAGACGGCGCACCCGGAGCTGTTCGCGGACCTGGACGACGACGGCAAGCTCGACGTGTACCTCTACATCCGCGACAACGACGACGAGCTCTACCCGCTGCCCGCCGAGCACAACCGCGACAACGACCACAACGTGGTGGTGGGCGCCATCTGCATCTCCGAGACGCTGACGCCGCGCGCGGCCGACAACGCCATGGCCGCGCCGCTGCTCGCGAACGAGGGGCTGCTCAGCTACAACGGAGAGAACGCCAACTGCCTCACGTCCAACGGAGGCAACGGCACGGGTAACTGCAACTGAGTGGCGGGAGTCCTCTCCCGCCGGGGAGGCCCTGATGCCCACCGTCGAAGATGCCCTGGCCCTCGCGGTGCAAGCGCACCGTGGCCAGAAGGACAAGGCCGGCCAGACGTACATCCTCCACCCGCTGCGGGTGATGATGCGGCTGGAGACGGACGCCGAGCGCACCGTGGCCCTCCTCCACGACGTGGTGGAGGACACGCCGTGGACGCTGGAGAAGCTGCGCGCGGAGGGCTACCCGGAGGAGGTGCTCTCCGCGCTGGACGCCCTCACCCGCCGCGACGGCGAGACGTACGAGGCCTTCATCGAGCGGGTGCGCCCGCACGCGCTGGCCCGGCGGGTGAAGCTGGCGGACCTGGAGGACAACATGGACGTGCGCCGCCTCGCCGCGGTGACGCCGAAGGACGCCGAGCGCCTCGCGCGCTACCGCGCCGCCTGGGCCCGCCTGCGCGAGCCCTGAAAACACCACGGCCCGGAAGGGCGCCCTCTCAGGCAACCCACCGGGCCGCGTTGCTACCGGTGACTCAACGCCGCTCAGGCCTTGGCGAGCTGGCGCAGCACGAACTGCAGGATGCCGCCGTGGCGGTAGTAGTCGAGCTCGTTGGGCGTGTCGATGCGGCACACCGCCGTGAACTCCTTGGTGCCGCCCTCGCCCGTGGCCTTCACGGTGAGCTTCTTCTGCGGCGCCAGGTTGTCCGCGATGCCCGTAATCTCGAACTTCTCGTGGCCGGTGAGGCCCAGCGACTGCGCGTCCTGGCCCGCCTCGAACTGGAGCGGCAGCACGCCCATGCCCACGAGGTTGGAGCGGTGGATGCGCTCGAAGCTCTTGGCGATGACGGCCTTCACGCCGAGCAGCTGCGTGCCCTTGGCGGCCCAGTCACGGCTGGAGCCGGTGCCGTACTCCGCGCCGGCCAGCACCACCAGCGGCGTGCCCTCCGCCTGGTACTTCATGGACGCGTCGTAGATGCTCATCCGCTCGCGCGTGGGGATGTGGACGGTGACGCCGCCCTCCACGCCCGGGACGAGCAGGTTCTTCAGTCGGATGTTGGCGAAGGTGCCGCGCACCATGACTTCATGGTTGCCGCGGCGCGCGCCGTAGGAGTTGAAGTCCTTGGGCTCCACGCCCTCGGCCATGAGGTACTTCGCCGCGGGGCTCGTCTTGGCGATGTTGCCGGCGGGCGAGATGTGGTCCGTGGTGACGGAGTCACCGAGCAGCGCCAGCACGTGCGCGCCCTTGATGTCCTGCGTGGCCTTGGGCTCCTTCGGGAGGTTCTCGAAGAAGGGCGGCTTGCGCACGTAGGTGGACTTCGGCTCCCACTTGAAGGTGGAGCCCTTGCCCACGGGCAGCTGCTGCCAGAGCGCGTCGCCCTCCATGGCGTTGGCGTACTGGCGGCGGAACTGCTCCGGCTTCACGGAGGCGCGGATGGACGCCTGCACCTCCTCGTTGGTGGGCCAGATGTCCTTGAGGAACACCGGGCGGCCGTTGGGGTCCGTGCCCAGCGGCTCCTTGTCCAAATCCAGGCCCACCTCGCCGGCGAGCGCGTAGGCCACCACCAGCGGCGGGCTGGCCAGGTAGTTCATGCGCACGTGCGGGTTGATGCGGCCCTCGAAGTTGCGGTTGCCGGACAGCACCGCGGCCACCACGAGGTCCGCCTCGGTGACGGCGTTGGCGACGGGGTCCGGCAGCGGACCCGAGTTGCCGATGCAGGTGGTGCAGCCGTAGCCCACCACGTGGAAGCCCACGGCCTCCAGGTAGGGCAGGAGGCCCGCCTCACGCAGGTACTCGGTGACGACGCGGCTGCCCGGGGCGAGGCTCGTCTTCACCCACGGCTTCGGGTTGAGGCCGCGCTCCACGGCCTTCTTCGCCAGGATGCCCGCGGCCACCAGTACCGCCGGATTGGAGGTGTTGGTGCAGGAGGTAATCGACGCAATCACCACCGCGCCGTGGCCGAGCTGGTAGCTGGAGCGGCCGTTCTTCACGGTGGACGTCTGCGCCAGGCGCTCCGGCGGGACTTCCGCCGCGGGGGCCTTGGCCTTGGCGCCGCCGCCCTCGTCGTCCTCGCCCTTGCTCTTGCCGGCGGCCAGCATCTCCACGAGGGACTTCTCGTAGGCCGGCTTCATGTCCTTGAGCGTGACGCGGTCCTGCGGGCGCTTGGGGCCGGCGAGGCTGGGCACCACGGTGGCCAGGTCCAGCTCCAGCGTGTCGCTGAAGAGGGGGTCCTGCGCGCCGTCCTTGCGCCACAGGCCCTGCTCCTTGGCGTAGGCCTCGGTGAGGGCCACGACGTCATCCGGGCGGCCGGTGAAGCGCAGGTAGTTGAGGCTCTCCTCGTCCACCGGGAAGAAGCCGATGGTGGCGCCGTACTCGGGCGCCATGTTGGCGATGGTGGCGCGGTCCGGCAGGGACAGGCTCTTCAGGCCGCTGCCGTAGAACTCCACGAACTTGCCCACCACGCCCTTCTTGCGAAGCATCTGCGTGACGGTGAGCACCAGGTCCGTGGCGGTGGCGCCCGCGGGCAGCTGGCCCGTCAGCTTGAAGCCCACCACCTGCGGGATGAGCATCGTAATCGGCTGGCCGAGCAGCGCGGCCTCGGCTTCGATGCCGCCCACGCCCCAGCCCACCACGCCCAGGCCGTTGATCATCGTGGTGTGGCTGTCGGTGCCCACCAGCGTGTCCGGGTACACGGTGCTGCCGTCGCGGAACGTCACGCGGGCGAGGAACTCGAGGTTGACCTGGTGGCAGATGCCGATGTCCGGCGGCACCACGCCGAAGCCCTTGAACGCGCTCTGGCCCCAGCGCAGGAAGGCGTAGCGCTCGCGGTTGCGCTCGAACTCCAGCTCCGCGTTCTCCTTGAAGGCCGCCGTGGTGGCGAAGGCGTCAATCTGCACCGAGTGGTCGATGACGAGGTCCGCCGGGTTGCGCGGGTTGATTTTCGCCGGGTCGCCGCCCATGGAGGCGAGCGCCTCGCGCATGGCGGCCAGGTCCACCACCGCGGGCACGCCGGTGAAGTCCTGCAGGAGCACGCGGGCCGGGTGGAAGGAGATTTCCACGTCCGGGGTGGCCTTGGGGTCCCAGGCCAGCATCTTCTCCACGTGCTCGCGCTTCACGACGCGGCCGTCCTCGTTCCGCAGCAGGTTCTCCAGCAGCACCTTGAGCGAGAACGGAAGGCGCTCCACCGAGGGGTGCGCCTTCGCCAGCTTGGCGAGGCTGTAGAACTCGTACGTGGCCGAGCCCACCTTGAGCTGGGACTTCGTGCCGAAACTGTCGGTCATGTGCGTTGCCGTCCTTCCGTGCGCGGGATGCGCCGACTTGTAGGCCCGCCTTTGACGCGTTGCAAAGGGTTCCTGCGTGGTCATCCAGGGCCGGACGGTTGGGGCTGGAAGGGTCCAGTCCCACTCATCGGAACCATGCGTCCTGCTGGGGGTGGCCCTCAGAGCACCTTGCGGAAGGCGAACAGCACGCGCTCCAGCACCTTCTGCCAGAAGGGCCGGCGGCGGAAGCCCGCCAGCGTCACCTCGCGGCAGTTGCCGCAGTCGGCGCGGAAGGACTCCTCGAGCTGCCGGCCCAGGCGCGGGTCGGCGAAGACGGCATTCACCTCGTGGTTGAAGGCCAGGCTGAGGCGCTCCAGGTTGAACGAGCCGATGGTGCCCCACACGCCGTCCACCACGGCCGTCTTCGCGTGCAGCACGCCGCGCTGCCACTCGAAGATGCGGATGCCGGCGCCCAGCAGCTTCTCGTAGAAGGCCCGGGTGGCGAACTCCAGGAAGGGGTGGTCGCTGCGGGCGTTGAGCAGGAGGTGCACCTCCACGCCCCGCGCGGCCGCGTCGCGCAGCGCGGCCACCATGCGCCGGTCCGGAATGAAGTACGCGGCGGCGATGAGCACGCTCTGGCGCGCCCGTTGAATCGCGTGCAGGTACGCCCGGTGGATGCTGCGCCGGCTGGACAGCACCGCCAGGCCCACCTGCCCGCGCGGAGGCGGGCGGCGCTGGAAGTGGCGCAGCCGTGCCGTCAGCCGGTGGAAGCGGTCCTGGAACATCATCCGCCACGTGGCCAGGAAGCGGCGCTCCAACTCGTGCACCGCCGGGCCTTCGATTCGCAGCACGTCGTCCCGCCACGCCGAGCCCTGCCCCTCCGGGGCCCAGTGGGCGGAGATGTTGACCCCTCCCGTGAAGGCGACCTCCCCGTCCACCACCAGAATCTTCCGGTG comes from Pyxidicoccus parkwaysis and encodes:
- a CDS encoding type IV pilus modification PilV family protein — encoded protein: MSTPASHASRRGARGSSILEVLIAMAVLAMAATGAVAGMLSASRNVRDGQLYQGKRLLAEARTQRLWLADKAALVRNAVAYPAMKPEKIPVGTAPWTVDNTPAVVGDPGSGAYFELDATGTLKPATGIAPGTACNDTAVPNGTYCREVLVTQGLKGGVLPAPGSVLPPGASAVTVWTRVWRKGEDASSAVVHSEVFVQ
- a CDS encoding PilW family protein; its protein translation is MSMSPFRRRAASRRGMTLLETMIVVVLAAIVIAAATALLLAGGRVVHNTEHTADSHDNSRIAAESIMNLVRQAGAGAPGGLWVVRGGTPVRTNPIFGRDGTTGAGTTGNIANPDGSDDLWLVLPDPNYMGEPCSLTPGGQPSGAAVPVTKAGTGALNVNCVASLRPGALHVASNMTTAALLSNVQVVPENPSNPGQVLYDEQGVSGFSDAPEKGGFQSGDWVYPVRLVHFYLAINPTTGRNALYRAEGRVAQDALGRPYSDDGATPPLLVQDYVEDFQVSFGFDTKNLADPDQYTWSHGLAPEFAAGLRSVRVSVVATGSNPRRDSQSVAVLSADKPMDVENHTQPPAVVADGFFRSLYTRRVELPNLAAASL
- a CDS encoding HD domain-containing protein — encoded protein: MPTVEDALALAVQAHRGQKDKAGQTYILHPLRVMMRLETDAERTVALLHDVVEDTPWTLEKLRAEGYPEEVLSALDALTRRDGETYEAFIERVRPHALARRVKLADLEDNMDVRRLAAVTPKDAERLARYRAAWARLREP
- the acnA gene encoding aconitate hydratase AcnA translates to MTDSFGTKSQLKVGSATYEFYSLAKLAKAHPSVERLPFSLKVLLENLLRNEDGRVVKREHVEKMLAWDPKATPDVEISFHPARVLLQDFTGVPAVVDLAAMREALASMGGDPAKINPRNPADLVIDHSVQIDAFATTAAFKENAELEFERNRERYAFLRWGQSAFKGFGVVPPDIGICHQVNLEFLARVTFRDGSTVYPDTLVGTDSHTTMINGLGVVGWGVGGIEAEAALLGQPITMLIPQVVGFKLTGQLPAGATATDLVLTVTQMLRKKGVVGKFVEFYGSGLKSLSLPDRATIANMAPEYGATIGFFPVDEESLNYLRFTGRPDDVVALTEAYAKEQGLWRKDGAQDPLFSDTLELDLATVVPSLAGPKRPQDRVTLKDMKPAYEKSLVEMLAAGKSKGEDDEGGGAKAKAPAAEVPPERLAQTSTVKNGRSSYQLGHGAVVIASITSCTNTSNPAVLVAAGILAKKAVERGLNPKPWVKTSLAPGSRVVTEYLREAGLLPYLEAVGFHVVGYGCTTCIGNSGPLPDPVANAVTEADLVVAAVLSGNRNFEGRINPHVRMNYLASPPLVVAYALAGEVGLDLDKEPLGTDPNGRPVFLKDIWPTNEEVQASIRASVKPEQFRRQYANAMEGDALWQQLPVGKGSTFKWEPKSTYVRKPPFFENLPKEPKATQDIKGAHVLALLGDSVTTDHISPAGNIAKTSPAAKYLMAEGVEPKDFNSYGARRGNHEVMVRGTFANIRLKNLLVPGVEGGVTVHIPTRERMSIYDASMKYQAEGTPLVVLAGAEYGTGSSRDWAAKGTQLLGVKAVIAKSFERIHRSNLVGMGVLPLQFEAGQDAQSLGLTGHEKFEITGIADNLAPQKKLTVKATGEGGTKEFTAVCRIDTPNELDYYRHGGILQFVLRQLAKA
- a CDS encoding phospholipase D-like domain-containing protein, which encodes MSEQSGVSSDSTTGLVRSRGVVPSHPPVWSPNVSGLLLSRYYLPRGHAVLRGNACQLLRDGVEAYPAMLEAIRRARRYIRLETYMFITDAVGELFGQALAEAAERGVHVKVLYDAVGSWTSRRSFFEQLRARGVDIRAFKPFSLSRGLRHLLRRDHRKILVVDGEVAFTGGVNISAHWAPEGQGSAWRDDVLRIEGPAVHELERRFLATWRMMFQDRFHRLTARLRHFQRRPPPRGQVGLAVLSSRRSIHRAYLHAIQRARQSVLIAAAYFIPDRRMVAALRDAAARGVEVHLLLNARSDHPFLEFATRAFYEKLLGAGIRIFEWQRGVLHAKTAVVDGVWGTIGSFNLERLSLAFNHEVNAVFADPRLGRQLEESFRADCGNCREVTLAGFRRRPFWQKVLERVLFAFRKVL